The proteins below come from a single Caulobacter segnis ATCC 21756 genomic window:
- the phyK gene encoding sensor histidine kinase PhyK, translated as MSVLAGRAEQAVTSIRFRLAIALCVALLPVLILGGMQSIFAFRAEADSRRQSLELAAGRSAAIARARIEAAGVLLQTLGPRSVGLECAQRLADVRARLPGYANLIRFDARGRVACAAATTPYDQQRSARSWFQSLRGGSTLVVAADPGAVYANEPSVLAAVRAGSPEQFEGAMAAVLTLADLKVETANRFLPGGAEVALADSNGRVFAATNPSAFGAPPAGWRAIAAERGAALWSARDSQRRDRTFSAAPLVGDDVFVILSAPAPRLLSWAWINPISRLLLPLLAFVLGLGAVWFTAERGVIRWIVYLQRVAAIYARGRFTVRPLQAERAPPEIRELAATLDAMAGAIVARDASLMDSLAEKDALMREIHHRVKNNLQIITSLLNMQQRALADPAAKAAMNDTRQRITALAQIYRALYQGPDLKRVDLRPFLEELTAQLLANDMGTSGLVQTEVHADPLVIDPDRLAPIALFAVEAITNAQKHAFGTSGGTLRVNFHVRGEEAELSISDDGPGAPDSLGGGVGRTLMTAFARQLRGKVSFETHEPRGLTVRLVFPTPQAVGPSA; from the coding sequence GTGAGTGTGCTCGCCGGCCGCGCCGAGCAGGCCGTCACCTCCATTCGTTTCCGTCTCGCTATCGCCCTGTGCGTGGCGCTTCTGCCTGTGCTCATTCTCGGCGGCATGCAGTCGATCTTCGCGTTCCGCGCGGAGGCTGACTCGCGCCGTCAGAGCCTGGAGCTGGCGGCGGGGCGCAGCGCAGCTATCGCCCGGGCGCGCATCGAGGCCGCCGGCGTGCTGTTGCAGACTTTGGGGCCGCGCTCGGTGGGGTTGGAGTGCGCTCAGCGCCTGGCTGATGTCCGGGCGCGGCTTCCCGGCTACGCCAATCTGATCCGTTTTGACGCCCGTGGCCGCGTAGCCTGTGCCGCTGCGACGACGCCGTATGACCAGCAACGCAGCGCGCGCAGCTGGTTCCAGTCCCTTCGCGGCGGCTCCACCCTGGTGGTGGCCGCCGATCCTGGCGCCGTCTACGCTAACGAGCCCTCGGTGTTGGCGGCTGTTCGCGCGGGCTCCCCAGAGCAGTTCGAAGGTGCCATGGCCGCGGTTCTGACCCTGGCTGACCTGAAGGTGGAGACGGCCAACCGGTTCCTGCCAGGCGGGGCTGAAGTGGCCTTGGCCGACTCCAACGGACGCGTTTTCGCCGCCACAAATCCCTCGGCGTTCGGCGCTCCGCCGGCCGGCTGGCGGGCCATCGCGGCGGAGCGTGGCGCGGCGTTGTGGTCCGCGCGCGACTCCCAGCGTCGAGACCGGACCTTCTCGGCCGCGCCGCTCGTTGGCGACGACGTGTTCGTCATCCTTTCGGCGCCAGCCCCAAGGCTGCTGTCCTGGGCCTGGATCAACCCGATCTCGCGTCTCCTGCTGCCGCTCTTGGCCTTCGTTCTGGGCTTGGGGGCGGTCTGGTTCACGGCCGAACGGGGCGTGATCCGCTGGATCGTGTACTTGCAGCGCGTGGCGGCGATCTATGCGCGGGGGCGCTTCACCGTGCGACCCTTGCAGGCCGAAAGAGCGCCGCCGGAAATCCGCGAGCTCGCCGCCACCCTCGACGCGATGGCCGGCGCCATCGTCGCCCGGGACGCGTCGCTGATGGACAGCCTGGCGGAGAAGGACGCGCTGATGCGCGAAATCCACCACCGGGTGAAGAATAACCTTCAGATCATCACGTCGTTGCTGAACATGCAGCAGCGAGCCCTCGCGGACCCGGCTGCGAAAGCGGCCATGAATGATACGCGTCAGCGGATCACCGCGCTGGCCCAGATCTATCGTGCGCTCTACCAGGGGCCTGATCTCAAGCGGGTGGACCTTCGTCCGTTTCTCGAGGAGCTCACCGCGCAGCTGCTGGCCAACGATATGGGCACGTCGGGTCTCGTTCAGACCGAGGTCCACGCGGATCCTCTGGTCATAGATCCCGACCGACTGGCCCCCATCGCCCTGTTTGCGGTTGAAGCGATCACCAATGCGCAGAAGCACGCTTTCGGTACGAGCGGCGGGACGCTTCGGGTCAATTTCCATGTCCGCGGCGAAGAGGCCGAGCTTTCGATCAGCGATGACGGTCCCGGCGCGCCGGACAGCCTTGGCGGCGGCGTCGGCCGGACGCTGATGACCGCCTTCGCCCGTCAGCTTCGCGGGAAGGTGTCCTTTGAAACCCACGAGCCGCGTGGTCTCACGGTGCGGCTTGTCTTCCCCACGCCGCAGGCTGTCGGTCCCTCCGCCTGA
- a CDS encoding sigma-70 family RNA polymerase sigma factor, which yields MAEEKVGRSAPDPARDALFKRELVTLIPHLRAFARTLTGDPTAADDLAQDAMMKAWDARASFQLGTNMKAWTFMILRNQFYSEKRRSWRQSQLDQEAAERTLVAVDDPEAPVALDELRLGLAMLPAEQREALILVGAGGFAYEEAADICGCAVGTVKSRVSRARRALQAILETGAYDRDGAAAGDAMHAILADAERLSSLR from the coding sequence ATGGCCGAAGAAAAAGTGGGGCGTTCGGCGCCTGATCCCGCTCGCGACGCGCTGTTCAAGCGTGAGCTTGTCACGCTCATCCCGCATCTCCGCGCTTTCGCCCGCACCTTGACGGGTGATCCCACCGCCGCCGACGACTTGGCGCAGGACGCCATGATGAAGGCTTGGGATGCGCGCGCGAGTTTCCAGCTGGGGACCAACATGAAGGCTTGGACCTTCATGATCCTACGCAACCAGTTCTATTCCGAAAAGCGTCGGAGCTGGCGCCAAAGCCAGCTCGATCAGGAGGCCGCCGAGCGCACGCTCGTGGCGGTCGACGATCCGGAGGCGCCCGTCGCTCTGGACGAGTTGCGGCTGGGCTTGGCCATGCTCCCCGCCGAGCAGCGCGAAGCGCTGATCCTGGTGGGCGCGGGTGGCTTCGCCTACGAAGAGGCGGCTGATATCTGCGGTTGCGCGGTAGGCACGGTGAAGAGCCGCGTCAGTCGGGCTCGTCGCGCCTTGCAGGCCATCCTGGAGACAGGCGCCTACGACCGTGACGGCGCGGCCGCGGGAGATGCGATGCACGCCATCTTGGCCGACGCGGAGCGGTTGAGCTCGTTGCGGTGA
- the nepR gene encoding anti-sigma T factor NepR: protein MIEHVPMEDKRKSAAALDEARLRQQAIGVKLRQMFDEVVNEPVPDEFLDILRKAEPPTGGQ from the coding sequence ATGATCGAACACGTACCCATGGAAGACAAACGCAAGAGCGCCGCGGCGCTTGACGAGGCGCGCCTGCGCCAACAGGCCATCGGCGTGAAGCTGCGCCAGATGTTCGACGAGGTCGTCAACGAGCCCGTGCCGGACGAATTCCTCGATATTCTGCGCAAAGCTGAGCCGCCGACGGGAGGCCAATGA
- the phyR gene encoding anti-anti sigma factor/receiver protein PhyR translates to MSLLARLAPHLPYIRRYARALTGDQTTGDHYVRVALEALAAGERSLDAELSPRVALYRVFHAIWLSSGAQLEARRDESISSADDAAQRLMRIAPRSRQAFLLTALEGFTPTEAAQILDCDFGEIERLIADAQAEIDAELATEVLIIEDEPVIAADIEALVRELGHDVTDIAATRGEAVDAVARRTPGLVLADIQLADGSSGIDAVKDILGRLDVPVIFITAFPERLLTGERPEPTFLITKPFQPETVKAAIGQALFFHPRRSRKAA, encoded by the coding sequence ATGAGTCTTCTTGCTCGGCTGGCGCCGCATCTACCTTACATCCGCCGTTACGCTCGCGCCCTGACCGGCGATCAGACCACCGGGGATCACTATGTCCGCGTCGCGCTGGAGGCTCTGGCGGCTGGCGAGCGCTCGCTGGACGCCGAGCTATCGCCGCGCGTGGCGCTCTATCGCGTGTTTCACGCCATCTGGCTCAGCTCCGGCGCTCAGCTTGAAGCCCGTCGCGATGAGAGCATCAGTTCCGCCGACGACGCGGCCCAACGTCTGATGCGCATCGCGCCGCGCTCACGCCAGGCTTTCCTGCTCACCGCGCTTGAAGGCTTCACGCCCACCGAGGCGGCGCAGATTCTCGATTGCGACTTTGGTGAGATCGAGCGCCTCATCGCCGACGCCCAGGCCGAGATCGACGCGGAACTGGCGACCGAAGTCCTGATCATCGAGGACGAGCCTGTGATCGCGGCCGATATCGAGGCCCTCGTCCGCGAACTGGGTCACGACGTCACGGACATCGCCGCCACTCGAGGAGAAGCCGTCGACGCTGTCGCGCGCCGCACGCCCGGGCTGGTGCTGGCCGATATCCAGTTGGCCGACGGCTCTTCTGGCATCGACGCGGTGAAGGACATCCTTGGCCGTCTCGACGTGCCCGTGATCTTCATCACTGCCTTCCCGGAGCGTCTGCTGACGGGCGAGCGTCCGGAACCGACCTTCCTGATCACCAAGCCTTTCCAGCCGGAGACGGTGAAGGCGGCCATCGGGCAGGCTCTGTTCTTCCATCCTCGGCGTTCACGCAAAGCCGCCTAA
- a CDS encoding OmpA family protein codes for MKTMKATILIGAVLTLAACAETSGPWRTLKRPVAVAGPTCLSFTSSIYFDQDSAALTPEARMVLANARTQAKGCRVESVRVIGLADAVGASEANLALSKRRADVVSSALAAHGFGKADFDLAAVGDAGARAPSGAAAPLRRRADIVFALASPAR; via the coding sequence ATGAAGACGATGAAAGCCACTATCCTGATCGGCGCTGTTTTGACGCTAGCGGCTTGCGCCGAGACCTCGGGACCTTGGCGGACCTTGAAAAGGCCCGTGGCGGTCGCCGGTCCGACCTGTCTGAGTTTCACCTCGTCGATCTACTTCGATCAGGACAGCGCAGCCCTGACCCCCGAGGCGAGGATGGTGCTCGCCAATGCGCGGACCCAGGCCAAGGGGTGTCGGGTGGAAAGTGTGAGGGTGATTGGGCTGGCCGACGCGGTGGGGGCGTCGGAGGCCAATTTGGCTCTGTCGAAGCGCCGGGCTGACGTCGTCTCCAGCGCTCTGGCGGCGCATGGGTTCGGCAAGGCGGATTTCGATCTGGCCGCGGTTGGCGACGCCGGCGCGAGAGCCCCGTCCGGCGCCGCTGCCCCCCTTCGCCGACGCGCTGATATTGTCTTCGCCTTGGCGTCGCCGGCCCGCTGA
- a CDS encoding YMGG-like glycine zipper-containing protein: MKMTMIALMGVGVLAAACTSTGNVERNAAGGAALGALAGAVIGNNVGGGSATTGAAVGAALGGTVGAVKGCREDGGCGANSVNRRQYYDERAGRYYYYDSRSGRYYWEDGAPRY; the protein is encoded by the coding sequence ATGAAGATGACCATGATCGCCCTGATGGGCGTGGGTGTGCTCGCCGCGGCGTGCACCTCGACTGGCAATGTGGAGCGCAACGCCGCCGGCGGTGCGGCTCTCGGGGCGCTCGCGGGCGCGGTGATCGGCAACAATGTCGGCGGCGGCAGCGCTACGACGGGCGCGGCCGTGGGCGCGGCCCTGGGCGGGACCGTCGGCGCGGTCAAGGGCTGTCGCGAGGACGGCGGCTGTGGCGCGAACTCGGTCAATCGCCGCCAGTACTACGATGAGCGCGCGGGTCGCTATTACTACTACGACTCCCGCAGCGGTCGTTATTATTGGGAAGACGGCGCTCCCCGCTACTAG
- a CDS encoding diacylglycerol/lipid kinase family protein: MRRIDIVVNTASGSVGPDAPAIAERLLAEHGVAGRVHSPQTSDLELCLRDVIDSAPDAVLILAGDGTARAAAELAGPQGPLIAPLPGGTMNMLPHALYGERPWAAVMSDCLQSGEPRMISGGEVGGRLFFVAAILGSPALWATAREAAREGRLDLAVARARRAFQRAFSGRLRFVLDGRPKQRAEALTLMCPLVSTALDAEERALEAAALDPSSALDVFRLGFNAARGQWREDPSVSVGRCRTGSVWAGGRIPAILDGEPARFDANVSIRFRPKAFRALVPPT; this comes from the coding sequence GTGCGGCGGATCGATATCGTCGTCAACACCGCGTCGGGGTCCGTCGGACCAGATGCGCCGGCGATCGCCGAGCGCCTCTTGGCCGAGCACGGGGTCGCCGGGCGGGTCCATTCGCCGCAGACAAGCGATCTCGAGCTATGCCTGCGGGACGTCATCGACTCCGCGCCGGACGCGGTTCTGATCCTGGCCGGCGATGGCACCGCCCGCGCCGCGGCGGAGCTCGCAGGACCGCAAGGACCTCTGATCGCGCCGCTGCCGGGCGGCACAATGAACATGTTGCCCCACGCCCTCTATGGAGAGCGCCCTTGGGCGGCGGTGATGAGCGACTGCCTGCAGTCAGGCGAGCCCCGGATGATCTCCGGCGGGGAGGTCGGCGGACGCCTCTTCTTTGTGGCCGCCATCCTCGGCAGCCCCGCCTTGTGGGCGACCGCCCGGGAGGCCGCTCGGGAAGGTCGCCTCGATCTGGCGGTTGCAAGGGCGCGCCGTGCGTTTCAACGCGCCTTCTCGGGTCGGCTGCGCTTTGTCTTGGATGGCCGCCCCAAGCAGCGGGCCGAAGCGCTGACCTTGATGTGCCCCCTGGTCTCCACGGCCCTCGACGCCGAAGAACGCGCCTTAGAGGCGGCCGCGCTCGACCCGTCAAGCGCGTTGGACGTCTTTCGCTTGGGGTTCAACGCCGCCCGCGGCCAGTGGCGCGAAGACCCCTCGGTTTCCGTCGGACGGTGCAGGACCGGCAGCGTCTGGGCGGGCGGCCGAATCCCGGCGATTCTCGACGGCGAACCCGCGCGTTTCGATGCGAATGTGTCGATCCGCTTCCGCCCCAAAGCCTTCCGCGCCCTGGTCCCTCCTACATGA
- a CDS encoding metallophosphoesterase family protein: MKLVQISDIHFGGENQEAVEAATQWIRDAAPDLVVVAGDLTLDGKATEFDAAAAWLERLPDPMLVVPGNHDTPFVGPGELWTRFTRPWRRFSERFGLEDGAEWRGPGITVTSINTARAAQLRWNWSKGAVSRRQIRRVCDRLAAAPSEDLKVVVCHHPLMEVLGGPMTARVRGGVDAANRFAHASVDLVLSGHIHLPFVTTVPFGDGKTQLVGSGTLSLRERGAAPGFNLIDADSGCVRVTALAYERGRFDVWRTWAFDRR, encoded by the coding sequence ATGAAGCTGGTGCAGATTTCGGACATCCACTTCGGCGGCGAAAACCAAGAGGCCGTGGAGGCCGCCACGCAGTGGATACGCGACGCGGCGCCAGATCTCGTCGTCGTCGCGGGAGACCTCACGCTGGACGGCAAGGCGACGGAGTTCGACGCGGCCGCCGCTTGGCTTGAGCGCCTTCCCGATCCGATGCTGGTCGTGCCTGGCAATCACGACACGCCCTTCGTTGGACCGGGCGAGCTCTGGACACGGTTCACGCGCCCATGGCGACGGTTCAGCGAAAGGTTCGGCCTTGAAGACGGCGCGGAATGGCGCGGGCCTGGGATCACCGTCACCTCGATCAACACCGCGCGCGCAGCCCAGTTGCGCTGGAACTGGTCGAAGGGCGCTGTTTCGCGCCGTCAGATCCGCCGGGTTTGCGACAGGCTCGCGGCCGCGCCATCCGAGGATTTGAAGGTCGTGGTCTGCCACCACCCGTTGATGGAGGTCCTGGGCGGGCCGATGACCGCCCGGGTTCGTGGTGGCGTCGACGCCGCCAACCGCTTCGCCCACGCGAGCGTCGACCTGGTCCTCTCAGGCCACATCCACCTGCCTTTCGTCACCACGGTCCCCTTTGGCGACGGCAAGACACAGCTTGTCGGGTCTGGAACGCTCTCCTTGCGCGAGCGCGGCGCCGCGCCCGGGTTCAATCTGATCGACGCGGACTCAGGCTGCGTCCGCGTGACCGCTCTGGCCTATGAGCGCGGTCGCTTCGACGTCTGGCGCACCTGGGCGTTCGACCGACGCTGA
- a CDS encoding DUF1328 domain-containing protein, whose protein sequence is MLNWALTFLVIALIAALLGFTSIAGAAMGIAKILFYVFLILFLVSLVSHLFRGRRAP, encoded by the coding sequence ATGCTGAACTGGGCCCTGACCTTCCTGGTGATCGCCTTGATCGCCGCCCTGCTGGGCTTCACCAGCATCGCGGGCGCGGCGATGGGGATCGCCAAGATCCTGTTCTATGTCTTCTTGATCCTGTTCCTGGTGTCGCTGGTGAGCCACCTCTTCAGAGGACGCCGCGCTCCCTAG
- a CDS encoding superoxide dismutase: MYKLPDLPYAYDALEPTISANTLHFHHDKHHAAYVTALNGLLNGDDKGSLEAVIKSAGPGKVFNNAAQAWNHAFFWDGMSPTKTAPGAELAAAIDSTFGGLADLKEKFVAEGIGHFGSGWVWLVSDASGALKIISTHDAESPVTQDLTALLVCDVWEHAYYLDYQNLRKAFLEAFFDNLANWTLADSQYAAAKAGAQGWAYPAPE, from the coding sequence ATGTACAAGCTGCCGGACCTGCCCTACGCCTACGACGCGCTGGAGCCGACGATTTCCGCCAACACGCTCCACTTCCACCACGACAAGCACCATGCCGCCTATGTCACGGCCCTAAACGGTCTGCTGAATGGCGACGACAAGGGCTCGCTGGAAGCGGTCATCAAGTCGGCCGGTCCGGGCAAGGTGTTCAATAACGCCGCGCAGGCCTGGAATCACGCCTTCTTCTGGGACGGCATGAGCCCGACGAAGACGGCGCCCGGCGCCGAACTCGCGGCGGCCATCGACAGCACCTTCGGCGGTCTCGCTGACCTGAAGGAAAAGTTCGTCGCCGAGGGGATCGGCCACTTTGGTTCGGGCTGGGTGTGGCTCGTCTCGGACGCTTCGGGCGCGCTGAAGATCATCTCGACCCACGACGCCGAGAGCCCTGTCACCCAAGACCTGACGGCCCTCCTAGTCTGCGACGTGTGGGAGCACGCCTACTATCTGGACTACCAGAACCTGCGGAAGGCCTTCCTGGAAGCCTTCTTCGATAACCTGGCCAACTGGACCCTGGCCGACAGCCAATACGCAGCCGCCAAGGCCGGCGCCCAAGGCTGGGCCTACCCGGCGCCGGAATAG
- a CDS encoding HWE histidine kinase domain-containing protein gives MDDAPIVSDDRQESGRLKALRALGILDGEVNEPRLLRLARLAGRLFDAPKAAVALVDQDRIWRKAFTGYSGPEAPRAGDLADQVVALGRVVDLAAPIRDCQGHVLGALMVEGPGANGPAQPEDLQALEDLADLAAEILTAKPEADRTLEGERLNLAITAAALGEFEWDIKRDVFKISPRLAKVAGLPPGVIPSENGAALFPYIHPDDREAARETINRQLAETGRYSLEYRRLPDADGNAVWYHGSGVMLFGPDHEPTHLIGVVQDISERKAEEEQRENLVAELDHRIKNLLAVVQSVAAQSARKSASLDVFLKTFAARLKSMSSAHDLLSAARWRGATLARIAAAELGGLAPTQTRWDGPELFLTPRAASALSLALHELAVNAVRYGSLSTENGKVEVVWRRSPEGGFALEWLETGGPPAAAPLTKGFGATLIEDVAGRELGGSAKINYRSSGVTAMIVGSAEALADAPPVEPVSAAPERIVETVVAADETVRPGAIAGLKVLIVEDSLLLALELEAGLEDAGVEVVGCAAELGEALSMVEKDFDVAVLDADLNGQSVAPVAEILRSMGRPFVFATGYADKAAPMGFDAPIVRKPYNVHQIARAVAGVTGRA, from the coding sequence ATGGACGACGCCCCAATCGTCAGTGACGATCGCCAGGAATCCGGCCGCCTCAAGGCTTTGCGCGCGCTTGGGATTTTGGACGGCGAGGTGAACGAGCCGCGCCTTCTGAGGTTGGCGCGGCTGGCGGGCCGCCTGTTCGACGCGCCAAAGGCGGCGGTTGCGCTGGTTGATCAGGACCGGATCTGGCGTAAGGCGTTCACCGGCTATTCTGGCCCGGAAGCGCCTCGCGCTGGCGACCTTGCAGACCAGGTCGTCGCCCTCGGGCGCGTGGTCGACCTCGCCGCGCCGATACGCGACTGCCAGGGCCATGTCCTGGGCGCCCTCATGGTCGAGGGCCCCGGCGCGAACGGCCCCGCTCAGCCCGAGGACCTACAGGCCCTCGAGGATCTGGCCGATCTCGCGGCGGAAATCCTGACCGCTAAGCCGGAAGCCGATCGAACGCTGGAGGGCGAGCGCCTCAACCTCGCCATCACCGCCGCGGCGCTGGGCGAGTTCGAGTGGGACATCAAACGAGATGTGTTCAAGATCAGCCCTCGCCTGGCGAAAGTCGCCGGGCTCCCACCGGGTGTAATTCCATCCGAGAACGGCGCGGCGCTCTTTCCCTATATCCATCCCGATGATCGCGAAGCCGCGCGCGAGACGATCAACAGACAGCTCGCCGAGACGGGCCGCTATAGCCTCGAATATCGCCGCCTTCCCGACGCGGACGGAAACGCCGTCTGGTACCACGGGTCGGGCGTCATGCTGTTCGGCCCCGACCATGAGCCGACCCATCTGATCGGCGTCGTTCAGGACATCAGCGAGCGCAAGGCGGAAGAAGAGCAGCGCGAGAACCTCGTCGCCGAGCTGGATCATCGGATCAAGAACCTGCTCGCGGTCGTGCAGTCGGTCGCCGCGCAGTCGGCGCGGAAGTCCGCCTCGCTCGACGTCTTCCTGAAGACCTTCGCCGCGCGGCTGAAGTCCATGAGCTCGGCGCACGACCTGCTCAGCGCGGCGCGGTGGCGGGGCGCGACCTTGGCGCGGATCGCCGCCGCCGAACTTGGAGGGCTCGCCCCGACCCAGACACGCTGGGATGGTCCTGAGCTGTTCCTGACGCCCCGCGCGGCGTCCGCTCTGTCGCTGGCCTTGCACGAGCTCGCGGTCAACGCCGTACGCTATGGTTCGTTATCGACCGAGAACGGCAAGGTGGAGGTCGTCTGGCGACGTTCGCCGGAAGGCGGCTTCGCGCTCGAATGGCTCGAGACCGGAGGCCCGCCCGCAGCCGCCCCCCTGACCAAGGGCTTCGGCGCGACCTTGATCGAGGACGTGGCGGGCCGGGAGCTGGGCGGCTCGGCCAAGATCAACTACCGCTCAAGCGGCGTCACCGCCATGATCGTAGGCTCGGCCGAAGCGCTGGCCGACGCGCCACCGGTCGAACCGGTGAGCGCCGCGCCGGAGCGGATCGTCGAGACCGTCGTGGCGGCCGACGAAACCGTACGCCCCGGCGCGATCGCGGGCCTCAAGGTCCTGATCGTCGAGGACTCGCTGCTGCTGGCCCTGGAGCTGGAGGCGGGCCTCGAGGACGCGGGCGTCGAGGTCGTGGGCTGCGCCGCGGAATTGGGCGAAGCGCTGTCGATGGTGGAGAAGGATTTCGACGTCGCGGTGCTCGACGCCGACCTCAACGGCCAGTCGGTCGCCCCCGTCGCCGAAATCCTGCGCAGCATGGGTCGGCCCTTCGTTTTCGCCACCGGCTATGCCGACAAGGCCGCGCCGATGGGCTTTGACGCGCCGATCGTGCGAAAGCCCTACAACGTTCACCAGATCGCCCGCGCGGTGGCCGGAGTCACGGGGCGGGCTTAG
- the aac(6') gene encoding aminoglycoside 6'-N-acetyltransferase, whose amino-acid sequence MLIRPAAPRDLDAWAALRAALWPGDTIGDHRAELAEALASEGDSAAFVAEASDRLIVGFIEASLRHDYVNGCETSPVAFVEGLYVRPEFRKTGVGLALCDAVADWGRGRGCSELASDALADNLESHAFHQAIGFEETERVVYFRKPL is encoded by the coding sequence ATGCTGATCCGCCCGGCCGCGCCGAGAGATCTTGACGCTTGGGCGGCGCTACGCGCAGCGCTTTGGCCGGGGGACACGATCGGCGACCACCGCGCCGAACTCGCCGAAGCGCTCGCGTCGGAAGGAGACTCCGCAGCCTTCGTCGCCGAAGCCTCGGACCGCCTAATCGTTGGGTTTATCGAGGCGTCGCTCCGCCACGACTACGTCAACGGCTGCGAGACATCGCCGGTGGCGTTCGTCGAGGGCCTCTATGTGCGCCCCGAGTTTCGAAAGACTGGCGTGGGCCTCGCGCTCTGCGACGCCGTCGCCGACTGGGGCCGGGGTCGAGGCTGCAGCGAACTGGCCTCCGACGCCTTGGCGGACAACCTGGAAAGTCACGCCTTCCATCAGGCCATCGGCTTCGAGGAGACCGAACGCGTGGTGTACTTCCGGAAGCCGCTCTGA
- a CDS encoding CaiB/BaiF CoA transferase family protein — protein sequence MAEGPLSGLRVIEMGSLIAGPFCGQVLGDFGAEVIKLEDPKVGDPMRQWGRSKPRGLSPWWPVIGRNKKSVTVDLRTEDGRDIARALIAKADVVVENFRPGTLEKWGMGYEALAKTNPGLVMARVSGFGQTGPYSKRAGYALVGEAMGGLRHITGEPDRPPARAGISIGDSLSGLNAALGVMMALHARQRTGKGQVVDAAIYESVLTVMENLITEYDLTGYVRERSGAVLPGIAPSNVYPTKSGELVLIGANQDTLFKRLCDLMGRPDLAEDPRYRDHAARGAHQAELDARIAAWTADQDIEDLLPKLEAAGLATGRIYRAPDMLKDPQFQARGSIVTVPHPVFGELKMQNAFPRLTDTPGGVRWPGPTLGEHTDEVLAELAGLEADALVALRARSVI from the coding sequence ATGGCCGAAGGTCCGCTCTCCGGATTGCGCGTGATCGAGATGGGCTCGCTGATCGCCGGGCCCTTCTGTGGTCAGGTGTTGGGCGACTTCGGCGCCGAGGTGATCAAACTTGAGGATCCCAAGGTCGGCGACCCCATGCGCCAGTGGGGACGGTCCAAGCCCAGGGGGCTCTCGCCCTGGTGGCCCGTGATCGGGCGCAACAAGAAATCGGTGACCGTCGACCTGCGCACTGAAGACGGCCGGGACATCGCCCGCGCGCTGATCGCCAAGGCCGACGTGGTCGTCGAGAACTTCCGGCCTGGCACCCTCGAGAAGTGGGGCATGGGCTACGAAGCCCTGGCCAAGACCAATCCAGGCCTCGTGATGGCGCGGGTGTCCGGCTTTGGTCAAACCGGCCCCTATTCCAAGCGAGCGGGCTATGCGCTGGTGGGCGAAGCGATGGGTGGTTTGCGGCACATCACCGGCGAGCCTGACCGGCCGCCGGCCCGCGCGGGCATCTCGATCGGCGACAGCCTTTCGGGCCTGAACGCGGCGCTGGGCGTGATGATGGCCTTGCACGCTCGTCAGCGGACGGGAAAGGGCCAAGTGGTCGACGCTGCGATCTACGAAAGCGTGCTGACTGTGATGGAGAACCTGATCACCGAGTATGACCTGACCGGTTACGTCCGCGAGCGTTCTGGCGCCGTGCTTCCGGGCATCGCGCCGTCGAACGTCTATCCGACCAAGTCGGGCGAGCTGGTGCTGATCGGGGCCAATCAGGACACGCTGTTCAAGCGGCTCTGCGACCTGATGGGCCGACCCGACCTCGCCGAGGACCCGCGCTATCGCGACCACGCCGCGCGGGGCGCGCATCAGGCCGAGCTCGACGCCCGCATCGCCGCCTGGACCGCCGATCAGGATATCGAGGACCTGCTTCCGAAGCTGGAGGCCGCGGGTTTGGCGACGGGTCGGATCTATCGCGCGCCCGATATGCTGAAAGACCCGCAGTTCCAGGCGCGCGGATCCATCGTCACGGTTCCCCACCCCGTCTTTGGCGAACTGAAGATGCAGAACGCCTTTCCCCGCTTGACCGACACCCCCGGCGGCGTGCGTTGGCCGGGCCCGACGCTCGGCGAGCATACGGACGAGGTTCTGGCGGAACTGGCGGGTCTTGAAGCCGACGCTCTCGTCGCGTTGCGGGCGCGCAGCGTAATCTGA